The sequence below is a genomic window from Tachysurus vachellii isolate PV-2020 chromosome 2, HZAU_Pvac_v1, whole genome shotgun sequence.
AGAGTACTTCCGAGCTCTTTTTCGTTCTGGGATGAGGGAAAGTCATCAGAATGAGCTCTATTTGCAGGGAGGACTAAGGGCAAGGGGTTTTCTCATAGCTCTGACTGTTGCAAAGGGTGAGCAGCCAAGTATCAGTAACCCTGATGAGATTGTGGAAGCTGTTGAGTGTGCTGCCTTCCTTCAAGTAGACACCTTGATGCAGTATCTTATAGACATCATAGATACAGACAACTGTTTTCTCCTGTGCCACACAGCAGCTGTGTTTGGCCTGCTAAGAGTGTTTCACAGCGCAGCAGTATTTATCCGTGATTCCTACCGGGATCTGAATGAAGCAGCACAGTTTCTGCCAGAGGAGATGATTCGCTATGTGGAGTCTCTCACACCTGCTTCTTTCATTGCTATGGGTACACATTCACCCTCAATGAAAATCCTGCAGGACTCCTTCAGGACCGTGTGGTACCTGAAAGAGGATGAAGGAGTCTGGAAGTACCTGATTGACCTTCCCACGGAAGCCAGCACCTCCATGGCAGGGATAGCTGTGGCGGAGAACCGGCTGTATGTGGTGGGAGGTGTGCGAGGGCACAGCATGGAAACGGTGGACTTCAGTTATTGTTATGACACAGAGAGCAACTCTTGGAGTGTGTTTGATGGACCTCAGCAGCCTAGATACAACTTCACACTTGTGGGTCATGAAGGAAACTTGTATGCCTTTGGTGGTGAATACGATAAGATAACAATGTCTTCAGCAGAAGTGTGTGATGTTTCAGTGCGCAAGTGGACTTTTGTGAAAAATGCCCCATGTCCCGTGGCAGGAGCAGCAAGCACTGTGGCCCGAAGgaggatttttgtttgtttctggaaGCCACCGAATACTACAGATATCTATGAATATATACCAGTCAAGGATGACTGGATCCTGACTACAactatgatacattatcagagTTATGGCCACTGCATGGTGGCGCATGGTGACAAACTGTATGTGATGAGAAATGGTCCTTGTGATGACTTCTTACGCTGCCTAATGGACTGCTACAACATCACCACAGGCCAGTGGACATCTATGCCAGGGCATTATATCAACAGTCGTGGAGCCCTGTTTACAGCTATGGTGAGAGGGGACTCAGTGTTCACAGTGAACCGCAATCTGACACTGGAATACCTGATTTGTGGTGATAATTGGAAACCACACAGACAGATGGTGGGTTTTCCAAAAAGTGGATCACTCTGGACATGCATGCTCAGACTTCCCAGGACTGAaaataaagaggaaataaatactAGTGCTGAACCACTGGAGATTGCTTCTAATGATCAAAACAAGGATGACAATGTATACCGTATGTAACATAGCACAATGTAAGATTTCTATAGccaaatatttgttttgttaatttatttgtgttgtaTTATATATTGAGAATACTGTGATTACAACTGATTTGGATATAAATCAAGTGGACTACAAAAGGGAAACTGTTCAAGGTGTTCTAGGGAAAATCTCTTGCTTTCTATCACTACCTCACTTATGCACATGAACACCACAAGCACTCTAACAGTGGTTTTCAAATAGCTGATGCAGGTGTTATTAATCACTGACAGCACCCTGTGGATCTGTAGATGGATCTGGAGTTCAAAGACTTCTCACTTGGCTCCACTAATTCTCTTCATCCTCCTGTATGTCTATGAGCCTGACTACAGCAACCCACAGAACAACAGACACatttacctttacatttatagcatttagcaaacaccttccgatcagtagtcgaacaccttaaccacttagctaccacatcccttagaCACTTAAACAACACCCTCTTTACATACCTTGTTACTGAAAGTGATTAcagcatttacagtataaaaactagagataaataaataataatcaaaatttAAAGTCATTGATAATTGTTTGTGTAGAAGTATGGGCTTAAAAACTAAGAtcgagaaaaaaaattaattcagctTCTATACACTTAATAAACAACAGATACAAGTAGAAGTCACTATTATAcaaaatatgtgtgtataaaacattaccatgcaatatactgtatgaccCTCCAAATGGTCGATTTAGCCTAGTCTGATACTgtaattgtttgttttgcttttaaacATCTCAATTTTTAtacagtgcaaaagtttgtatccCCCTTAGATTAAAGCTGCATGCATTGGCAACAGCTTTTGGCAAAAGCTTCTTATGTCAAtatgcagaaacacagacacacacacacacacacacacacacacaaacacacacacacacagacacacacacaagaaaactaaaattaaatatCCATACTTATACTCCATCGTGACCGGGGTGAAACTGAAACTGTGTTAGGTGTTTGTCTAAGCGACTGAGCAACTTCTTGTTATAATGATCATGTTCCATTATTGAATGATTTGCCTGTAGTAACACAGATTTCACTTACTGTTCTGGGTGGTGGAAGCTCTGGAAGACTCTTCTGTGGTGCACAGACATGCATTCCCATACTTtcattcccctctctctctgcttgaTGGAGTGATATCATACAGGATCAGAAGAGAAAAGTCAATGCCTTCAGAACATATTTCCAAATGAAAGCAATACATAACACCATGcatacacattcatatacacTGTGTATCTGCTTTAACACACAAAGAATGAGATGAACactccatttgtttttttaaaccatttgtaTAGGTTATTAGTTCATGTTTAGTAATTGATGTGGCCTGTGGTAATATTTTAAGAGCCAATAGCCGAACTCAAGCACTTCCTATCAGACATTCCTTTGACTTCCTCTTCAAATGCTAACATCTGGGTTGCTGTAAGATGAACATTAAACTTTCACAGCAAAAGTCTAAGAGTCAGCAAAGATAATGGCAGGCATGAGTTTCTCAGCTTCATACTCCTTAATATCGCTTATGTTTCTGTGGAACCACAAATGTGTTGCTTTAATGGACTTTACATACCGGAGATTACCTGGTTCATAATGATTATTACAGATTCagaaaagataaacaaataCTATGCAAATATTATCAGCAGCAGAAGAAACCATAGATGAAGCTGCAGAATGTCAAAACCAGCAAATTTTCATTGTTCTGAACTACAAaatctatttctattttcttctttctctacATTGACAAGGACTGGTTTCCTGAGCTCATCTAACACATATACATCTTGTGGTTTAGACAGATGTTATATGAAGGCTGAGTCTAGTTTTCTGCATGTATCATTCTTCAGTGAAGTCTAAACAAAGCAGCCAGGCCTCAGATGGGGGTCTGGCTGTGAAATACTTAGGGGATTTATTAAGAAACAGACAGGAAATGGCAGTGGTGGAGGGGGCTGACACTTACTCTGCAATGCATCACCTTGTTGAAAATTAGGCCAGCATTTTAGCGTGGATATTTAACAACTGAGATCGCTGATAACAATGCTTGTTTCACAGTTGCAAAAAATGCTTGAGAAAGTGACTCATGGCCTGATTTAAATCAACAATTTTGTGTACTGGAAAACAATGTGTACTGGAACTGCAAGTGAAATTTTATTTGCTATGCTTTAAGTTAGAGATCTGTacctttgtctgttttgtctttgttctgtCCAATGACAAGGACCTTGTTCATATAGATATACTCTTCATCCCCACCTTAAAGacagcaggaagaaaaaaagtctGTAAAAATGCTTCAAGAATAAATGACATACACTTGACACTACCAGGTATTCATAATGATAAATGATACTAACATTATACACACTCCCTCTTTCTATTCTTAAAATCTCTTGACATTtactgaatcttttttttagcaTACAGTATAATTTTTTAAGAGTTAGAAAGAGACAATGTTCTGTGCTATGTGTTCATCTTGGTGGAACTCTTGGGCCTCCAcccaatacacacaataaaggCCTGTGGCAGACACACAGGCTTATAttcaattataataaataaaatcctacTACATCCACACACTGCATAAATGCATTACTGAAGGAatgcaatatttacattttgttttcatttaatttgtcaAAACTCACAGAGGAAAAAGACAAATTCAAAACTTACAGTTTGCTATAAGGGGCAATATGGTGCAGCCTGCATTTCATAAGTTTATGAACAGAGTAATAACTCCTGCTCCCATCTTAAAAATTGTTTTACTGTTGAAGACAGATTGGGATTTGGAGAATGGAAATGAAGGCTATTTATAAGCTTCTACTCAAAGGAAGTGAGTGTCCCTGGAGGATAAAAGCAGCCTTGGAAAATGATAGAGTTTAGAGCCAGAGAAGGAAATAGAGAAGCACAAGAACAGAATACAAAAATTGACTGCCATgtgtatacataaatatatacccCACACACAACTGGATCACTTTCTCTATAAAATAATTGCTGGATTCTCCATAAGCCAGGCTAACATTTCCCAACCCCACCTCCTTgtacaaacaacaacaataggCAAGAAGAAAGAAGTGTGTTTGAGGTACAATGATGTACCGTTTGAAGACGTGTATGATTGCAGCAGGTCCGTAAGCAGGCTCTTCTGCACAGTGGCATTTCCACTCAGATTCTCTCCATCCAGGAGCTTCAGGAAACGCTGCAGCTCTTGAAGTAGCTGCTCCAACACTGTAAAGGCATATATGACAGTCAGAACAGATACTCGCCCTGGGAAACATCACACTGTATAATGGAAGGacaataatatataagtgtTGTAGTgaaatatctatatatagtgacagtgtacagtgagttaCATTGGATGAAATTATTCAGACTCTTCCAGGTTTTGTgcaatttattgttttatagatTAACATAAAATGGATTCACAGGCTTTTAAACTGGCCATCAATCTACGCATAGTAACCTATTGTCAGTTTTTGATCACCGTTAAATATTCTCTCACcatatactatactgtatatcatttcatatactatattgtatataatttatCCAGATCATAGAACCAGACCAGTTTGTCTAACATGTCATGTGCTAGTGAATGATGCTTTGTGCTTTTGTCTCTCGCATGTATTTTATCTCCATGTCATTACAGAGGCTTGCTTTCATTTGGCATCATATCACATGCCCAGAGGCTTTTGAATTTTGTTGTTCTTGCTTGTCTTACGTCTCCTTGAAGCTGAGGGGGATGTAGACTGGGGGTGAATGATAGCTCAGAGGTCATGGAGGGGGAAAAAGGTGTGGTGAAAGAGGCCGCTTTGTCACCCGGTCTGATTTCAGCCCCCACACATCCTCCAGAGGTCAGAGCTGAACTGGCCCACGCGCCCCACACTCTAAGCGTACGCTTTGTACCTCTTACTCTGTCATGAATAAGTCGACTTCATGACTGAACTCAATGTATTCTAGACTAGAATTAGAGGGAAGTGGGCCGTGTTGTCATGGGGGAAATCAGACTCATGAAAACAAATGTCGAGAACAACAAAAACCACGACAAATGAATCTCGGACATACAATCTGGATATACTTCAAATAGGGCAGATAATATTTGCCTTCTTTTTGCCAAATATCAGTGAATGAATTTCAAATAGCAACTTTCACACCCTTGTAAATAATTCATGTTTGCTAGCCACTCCCAGCTCGCTGCCTGTTCCCTGCtgataatgaaaatattttagagAATCACACAAGGCACTTCAAAGAGCTCTGAATTGAAACTTTTCTGCAGTGTAAGGAAAAGAAACTGGAGAAGCTTTGCCCTTAGGACAGCAAAGGCCAGTTTTCACTGAGCTCTACTAAACTCGTCTTGTCTGAGTCAGCTTACAATATAAAGGATTACATGTCATTAATTTATATATCGCTGTTTGGCTCACAAAGGCCTACAGAGGCATTTAAAGCAACATCAtgtttctgtgttctgtgtgcattaggattatgtatatttttgcaACACCAAATGATGCAGATGATGCATGATGATTCAATTGCCTGTCAGCCCATTTCAAAACTACTGACAGGTATAATAATAGCCCTAATTAAAAAACCCTGTGGTATGAAAATAATATATGCTTtaaaatgcagtcattaatGAACTCTGGAATAACTTAATTACAGTTAATCAATCCAAAATATGTCCTTTCATCAGAGCCCCATCAGACGCCATAGTGTAGTCAACACACAACAAGAAACCTGTTAAAAGCTAATATTTATGCAGCAATAAAACAACTGAAACACTCAGGGTTAAATTTCCTGGTTGGTTttgtctgaaaaacaaaacaacttttcAGACTTTGTTAAACATGGTTGTCCCCCATGGCATGCAAAGGTTTTCACACATGCAACCAacgtgtgaatgtgagtgaattACCCATGAATCATGTACAATGCTACCTACAATACATTCTTTCACATTGATTTGTCTATGTTTGCATTACATAAAAGCTTAATAAAGATCTCAGATCCACATGAAACAAGAAATGCTTCTAATCCTTGATGTTTCCCATTGCGTTGTAACCAGAGCCTCCTTCTCCCAACATTTTTCCTGCTATGTGTTTTTAGATTGGACTTTGATGCTTTTCTCGAAAGAGTTCCTATGCATGTGGAGTCAGCTGACTTAAATACAAGATTGAGATGAGTTTCTATGGCTTTCGTCTCGGCTACAAATCCTTCAAATGAAACTCCTGCATGTGCTTCCCACTTCCTCAACGTAATGAAACCTGTACTGCATGAGCTCCATACTTTCCCACAGCTTTCACATTTGACCTTTATACACAGGACTCTATCCAGCAGCACACTGTGTTTCAAAGGTGTgtaagcattcattcatttaactcAAATAATTGCTTAAGAGTTGTGAGGTTGAGGTTTCTCTCTACCTATGATTAAGTGATAAGGGAATGTACTTTATAACAGACTGCAGCACTTCCTCATTCTCGGTGAAGATAAATCCCAGATaaggtaaaaaacaaacaaaaaaagggttTTTCCTCATTTCATGCCATCACTCAAGGCTACACCATGAATGTTTTTGCTGCTGGATTCATAAACAGATATAAGAGATCAATGCTGGGGATGACCTTGATATATCAACTCAATTGGAAATCAAATCAGTTGGAAAATTAATTTAAGAGCAACAAATTTAGCCAAACAAGCCGAGGTATGGAAAGGGTATTTGTGGTTCAGTAGCATTTGTTTTGGGTATTTTTGTTTGAAAGACCGTTTCTGACTGTAGTTTTTGTGTAACGTAACTACACTTCTGAATGTAGATCATTTTGGAAACCAAGTCATCAGTGAAGATGATCTTCAAACCAGTTTTAAAGAGAGAAGAGATGTAACAGCCTTTTAGATGTCTATTTTGAAGCAACTTCTTTTTccaatacatacatttaaaagcGAATAAACCACATTTTTGAATATTCGTTAGAATCAACAAAATGTGAAATCCTTCAAACAttcaatttcacatttttttcaatgaACACAGCTGTGCTGTAGCATAAAGAGACAAGCTGTCATTGTGATATTTGTCTTCAGGGTGTGCTTTGTAAGTTAAGCTCACTTTGTTATCAAATTTAGTAATATGTAATTGTAATATGGCAGCAATATTCtatttatgtgaaaaaataaagcaaaactgAAATTTGCTTGAAATGATTCAAATTAAAAGGTTCCCAAACTTCACAACCTCCTATAAAGTTATTTGACTCATCTATACATTACAGCTCAACTAGCCAACGTGTTTTCAATTGTTCATATATATTATTCAATTTTGGCAAGATTTACCTGAAACCAAAGTAACTGTACACATGATACACAGTGGTGCCAGAAACTTTTAATAAGGGTGGCCAGAGGAGGCCACATCAAATCTTTGGGTGGCCCCAACGACAGgatggagagggggaggggcAGTGAAACAGCTACTCTGGTGGTGCCAATCAATCTAAAAAATTTTTTGGTGGCTGCAGCGTGTGCttcattttatctatttatttatttatttatttatttttcacttcatgaactattgtgaattttcattatgcattcaaattcaaattcatactGGGGTGGCCACAGGGGTGGCCATAGTTTATACAGGGGTGGCCGTGGCCACCACTGGCCACCCCTTGGGGGCGCCCCTGATGATACAAACTGTTTGTCTATAAACAatcatacaatatatacaaaataataagataGGAATTCATCAATATATTCTGGAGCTGATTGCacagttttttgtgtgtttttgtacattGTTTTCTTCTATATTGTTGTATTAAAATGCACTTTTTAATGATGTcacattaagatttttttttaattaacattttgttcatttgttaaaACGATGGTTAAAATCACTTGGGCCAATTTGAAGACATGTTTTTCTTTGAACTCAGTATGATATGTGAAGTTCAGTAAGCTATGTAATATTAACTTAGAGAAGTTACTCACTTAATATTTTTGCTTGTCGTTTTTCCTGCTTGTATGTATTCAACATCATATGAGCATACAAACATTTTTGCACAGGTTTTCCAAAATCGGTATTTGCAGCAAAGAAATTCCTCAAATGGTTAGGTTTAAATTCAACTTTATAGTGTACTGGCCCTACTGATTATTTAATTGATCGTTTATCACTTCCATCcaattaataaaagtaataaccTCAGTAGTAACATCAACTATTTGATTCTACTGTCATGTTACACAATGTTAATGCTATGTTACACAATAAAATCATAtcatatttgattatttaacattataacatgatcatatttattaatttatgttcATTCAACCATGTTCATATTATATGTGTTAATCTCAATGAAATCAAATAATTGGGGTAAGTTAAAAGAAATTTTCATAAGATTATTCTGCTGGAACTTTTATAACCTTTGTACCCTTTATACCTAAAGCATTAAATTAGAAGTAGATTTGTGGCATTTCTGACACTGTACAGCCTGCTACAtgtacacactttacacacttttaGTGCTGTGAACTTGGACTGTGCTGTCTCAGTCTAGCTCTCTGTCTCCAGTCTCCATAAGGTCAGTTTGTTTATGTTAAGCAATCGGAATTAAACCACTTACTAAACAGAATCAGATTTGACTGAAAACTGCAACACAAACGCAATTTCCCACAATTACGCTTTATCAAATGCAGCCATAATATTCTTTTTGGCCAGAATCTGCATAATGGTGGGTATTACTGCCAAAAACATCAGCAGTTTATTTCATCCATAGAGCAACATCTTCAGTACGGActgccaaaacacacacaagagctaTACAACATCCTAACACTAAAACAGACTAATTTTACCTATGGGGCTTCCTTCCTTGTTAGGATTATCTAAAAAATGTCTGAATGCTTTACAGTGTAATTTATGTCATAAAACAACCTGACCACATGTTTCTCCATTTAGATGGAAAATCAGTATGTTCTCTATTGAAATGTGCCTATGACAGaaatatgtatacacatatatttttagatattgttatattttatatttgtgtgtgtgtgtgtgtgtgtatgcacatgtTGTATCTTGTTACTGACTGCTGTAACACAAGAATTTCCATCATGGGAACCACAAAAATCTGTCTATATATCTACATTTAGTAGACACCTTTATTCAAagtgacttatattttttatttaaatttttacaaCTAAGGGTTTGAGGGtttttgagggttaagggccttgctcagaggcccagcagtggcagctgggtggacctgggattcaaactctaaCCTTTAGAGTTttaaccttccgatcagtagtccagcaccttaaccactgagctaccacatcccgccaatctatctatctatctatctatctatctatctatctatctatctatctatctatctatctatctatctatctatctatctatctatctatctatctatctatctatctatctatctatctatctatctatctatctatctatctacagtatctaggCTCTTGGGTAAAAAGGATTGTTCTGATTACATTTTTCAGTATGCTTTTGTGTATTTCCAGACTGCCAAGCAGCAGCAGAAGCACCCATAcctctttataaaataaaatcctataAAGTGCTGCTATGCTCTTTCAGACACTATTTCCATACAACTGCtgcaaataaacaatacatgagcattaataaaagtttaatcTCTCTGAAAGATTCCTCTGTTCACCATAATGAGATCTGGTCTATTCTTACAGAACTGCACCCTTCATTAACATAGTACGTGtatatttttcctttattaCAGACTTTGTTGTCAGAGTTGTGAGGTCAATGCAGGTCGGTAGCCTTGCCGCTTTGGTTTATGCTGGTCAGTGACATGAGTTCTGGCTGTGCTGTGAGCTCAGGCCGTGCTCTCTGAACCTGCTCCAGCAGTGCTGCTCTGCCTACAGGGGAGCAAAACAGGAACAGATGCTGCAAAACGCCTCACGCTCCAAAAACAGCGACCTCACTCAACCTCTCCCTCTTCTCCTTTTGAACAAACACTCCATACACATAAAAGCCAGTGGCTAAATTAAACCACTGCATAGTCCAGTTCTGCTGAATCTTTTACAAACACCTCTGCAGATCGAAAGCCTACATGCAGGCTCAATTCTTGCCTCTTATTTTTCTGAAGATGCATTGCACAAGCTTTACAATCGTTTTGTCCATTAACGTAATTATTTTTCACACTGAAAGTGTGTCGTTCATAGcggccattaaaaaaaaaagttgtacaTGCACTGATGATTACAATTGATAATAGTATCATGAAGATGTGCacggtggctaagtggttagcaagttcgtctcacacctccagggttggtggttcgatttgcgcctctgccttgtgtgcatggagtttgcatgttctcaccgtgcctcgggggtttcctccgggtactccagtttcctcccccggtccaaagatttgcatggtaggttgaaaaattgtccgtagtgtgtgattgtgtgagtgaatgagagtgtgtgtgtgccctgcgatggattggcactctgtctagggtgtatcctgccttgatgcccaatgacgcctgagataggcacaggctccccgtgacccgaggtagttcggataagtggtagaagatgagtgagagtgagagtgagtgagtgtacgtTCCCACGATATTTTCGAACAATTTTAGATTGTTCTAGTTCCCAAAACATACAAATTTGT
It includes:
- the LOC132841024 gene encoding kelch repeat and BTB domain-containing protein 13, with protein sequence MEPPRSPGLYTVIVPQSEASDIVDGQILAQSLRVHVDGIVFTVDKELLIMNSEYFRALFRSGMRESHQNELYLQGGLRARGFLIALTVAKGEQPSISNPDEIVEAVECAAFLQVDTLMQYLIDIIDTDNCFLLCHTAAVFGLLRVFHSAAVFIRDSYRDLNEAAQFLPEEMIRYVESLTPASFIAMGTHSPSMKILQDSFRTVWYLKEDEGVWKYLIDLPTEASTSMAGIAVAENRLYVVGGVRGHSMETVDFSYCYDTESNSWSVFDGPQQPRYNFTLVGHEGNLYAFGGEYDKITMSSAEVCDVSVRKWTFVKNAPCPVAGAASTVARRRIFVCFWKPPNTTDIYEYIPVKDDWILTTTMIHYQSYGHCMVAHGDKLYVMRNGPCDDFLRCLMDCYNITTGQWTSMPGHYINSRGALFTAMVRGDSVFTVNRNLTLEYLICGDNWKPHRQMVGFPKSGSLWTCMLRLPRTENKEEINTSAEPLEIASNDQNKDDNVYRM